A section of the Candidatus Zixiibacteriota bacterium genome encodes:
- a CDS encoding 4Fe-4S dicluster domain-containing protein: protein MSTKTEEVTAEVAAQLIPIYVMGKRYDVPATLTIMKAIEYSGYKYIRGCGCRGGVCGACSTVYRKPGDYKIYTGLACQTVVEPEMYLTQIPFYPANRAVYDFESLEGKPEEIFVLYPELMRCVACNACTKVCPMDVQVLDYISALKRGDIKKAAEISFDCIQCGLCASRCFAEMPQYHIAQLARRLNGRYLTIPAEHLKTMVANIEAGRFKEGLDKLKAMDEAALKSTYQEREMEPATAGEDWTPKEAANL from the coding sequence ATGAGCACTAAAACTGAAGAAGTGACAGCGGAAGTCGCGGCACAGTTGATCCCCATATACGTTATGGGCAAGAGATATGATGTGCCTGCGACGCTGACAATAATGAAGGCGATCGAATACTCCGGTTACAAGTACATTCGAGGATGCGGATGTCGCGGCGGCGTCTGCGGCGCATGCTCGACTGTATACCGTAAACCGGGGGATTACAAAATCTATACCGGACTCGCATGCCAGACAGTAGTCGAGCCGGAGATGTACCTCACGCAGATACCCTTCTATCCGGCAAATCGTGCGGTATACGATTTCGAGTCTCTTGAAGGTAAGCCGGAAGAAATCTTCGTACTCTATCCCGAACTTATGAGGTGTGTAGCCTGCAACGCCTGCACCAAGGTCTGCCCGATGGATGTGCAGGTACTCGATTATATCTCAGCACTCAAGCGCGGCGATATCAAGAAAGCCGCCGAGATATCATTCGACTGCATTCAGTGCGGGCTGTGTGCCAGCAGATGCTTCGCGGAGATGCCGCAGTATCATATCGCACAGTTGGCGAGGCGGCTCAACGGCAGATATCTGACAATTCCGGCGGAGCATCTCAAGACTATGGTCGCGAATATCGAGGCAGGTCGATTCAAAGAGGGTCTCGATAAGCTCAAGGCAATGGATGAGGCGGCCTTGAAGAGTACATATCAGGAACGTGAGATGGAGCCGGCCACCGCTGGTGAAGACTGGACTCCCAAAGAAGCGGCTAACCTGTAG
- a CDS encoding CoB--CoM heterodisulfide reductase iron-sulfur subunit B family protein — translation MKVSYYPGCTLKTKAKNLEKSALAVFDALGIDWEELPRWNCCGAVFSLADDDLIHMVAPVRDLVRAKELDSDTVVTLCSMCYNTLARANELMKADEAKRNTINDFMDEEPDYFGDLKVVHFLDFLRDEIGWDKLKEKIKSPLNGLKVAPYYGCTLLRPEDVAIDHPDSPTIFGEFMDALGAEVIEFPSSTVCCGSYQVLVNPDAALKVSFDILSDAVSRGADALVLTCPLCDYNLGRRQDAMLQKYEGATDVPVLYFTQLLAVALGLPADVCHFELNRSSTVELLKNRNLIATA, via the coding sequence ATGAAGGTAAGTTATTATCCGGGCTGCACGCTGAAGACGAAAGCTAAAAACCTCGAAAAGTCGGCACTTGCGGTGTTTGATGCTCTCGGAATCGATTGGGAGGAGCTTCCTCGATGGAATTGCTGCGGTGCAGTTTTTTCGCTGGCAGATGATGATTTGATACACATGGTCGCGCCAGTCAGAGATCTTGTCAGAGCTAAAGAGCTCGACAGCGACACAGTCGTTACTCTCTGCTCGATGTGTTACAACACTCTCGCCCGCGCCAATGAGTTGATGAAAGCCGACGAAGCAAAACGGAACACCATTAACGATTTCATGGATGAAGAGCCGGATTACTTCGGTGATCTCAAGGTCGTTCACTTCCTCGATTTCCTGCGCGATGAGATCGGATGGGATAAGCTCAAAGAGAAAATTAAGTCCCCGCTGAATGGACTGAAAGTAGCACCCTACTATGGCTGCACACTTCTTCGTCCTGAAGACGTGGCGATCGATCACCCGGATAGTCCGACCATATTCGGCGAGTTCATGGATGCTCTCGGGGCGGAAGTAATCGAATTTCCGTCATCGACGGTTTGCTGCGGTTCCTACCAGGTTCTCGTCAATCCGGATGCTGCGCTCAAAGTGTCATTCGATATTCTAAGCGATGCGGTTTCGCGAGGTGCAGATGCACTCGTGCTGACCTGTCCATTGTGCGATTACAATCTCGGGCGCAGGCAGGACGCGATGCTGCAGAAATACGAAGGTGCAACTGATGTTCCCGTTCTCTATTTCACACAGCTTCTTGCGGTGGCACTCGGGCTGCCTGCGGATGTCTGCCATTTCGAACTTAATCGTAGCAGTACAGTCGAGCTTCTGAAGAATAGAAATCTGATTGCGACTGCCTGA
- a CDS encoding 4Fe-4S dicluster domain-containing protein, which translates to MPLIISRRTSDDKFREKAREISGQEFMKCYQCGTCTGSCPMTEHLDAFPRKVMALLQLGNVEALQEINTPWVCASCHTCMVRCPRGVDITRIMEMLRQMKLRQNVNHIEPSNLQPEEIVDLPQIALVSGFRKMTS; encoded by the coding sequence ATGCCACTTATCATATCACGCCGGACATCAGACGACAAGTTTCGAGAAAAGGCGAGAGAGATCAGCGGTCAGGAATTCATGAAGTGTTACCAGTGCGGCACGTGCACTGGTTCCTGTCCGATGACAGAGCATCTCGATGCTTTCCCACGGAAGGTGATGGCGCTGCTGCAGCTCGGAAATGTCGAAGCTCTCCAGGAAATCAACACACCGTGGGTCTGCGCATCGTGCCACACCTGCATGGTTCGCTGCCCGAGAGGTGTGGATATCACAAGGATCATGGAAATGCTGCGCCAGATGAAGCTGCGCCAGAACGTCAACCACATAGAGCCGTCAAACCTGCAACCTGAAGAGATCGTGGATCTCCCGCAGATTGCATTGGTTTCCGGTTTTCGCAAGATGACATCGTGA